A genomic window from Rhipicephalus sanguineus isolate Rsan-2018 unplaced genomic scaffold, BIME_Rsan_1.4 Seq706, whole genome shotgun sequence includes:
- the LOC119378151 gene encoding uncharacterized protein LOC119378151: MSAPRFGIKDKACTNLTYYPDQYALSFTISIDDNVVLNRTVSGRDPPPICWPEQLAQLCVRFYNMTYHRAEVDGCVRLEGVIAHEVIVSYNVGCYVLEDDAVKTRISGLRRLLVDAIRRRKRPDLWPEGVNDVGDKRER; this comes from the exons ATGTCTGCGCCACGCTTCGGCATCAAGGACAAAG CCTGCACCAACCTGACATACTACCCCGACCAGTACGCCCTGAGCTTCACCATCTCAATCGACGACAACGTTGTCCTGAATCGAACTGTGTCAG GCCGCGATCCGCCGCCCATCTGCTGGCCCGAGCAGCTGGCACAGCTGTGCGTCCGCTTCTACAACATGACCTATCATCGGGCGGAGGTGGACGGCTGCGTGCGGCTCGAGGGCGTCATCGCACACGAGGTCATCGTCAGCTACAACGTCGGCTGCTACGTGCTCGAAGACGATGCCGTCAAGACGCGCATCTCGGGGCTCCGTCGATTGCTTGTTGACGCAATCCGCCGCCGTAAGCGCCCGGATCTCTGGCCAGAGGGCGTCAACGACGTTGGCGACAAGAGGGAGAGATGA